One Burkholderia sp. PAMC 26561 genomic window carries:
- a CDS encoding amino acid ABC transporter permease has product MFSLHALLDALPLLIKAAQATVLISLVGLVVGFVVAIAVCSARLSKNVFISKLGGAYVGFFRGVPLLVQLLLTYYFLPFIGINVPPLVAAAAAVSLCEAAYLAEILRGGFIGIAHGQLEAAQLLGLSRMHAVLRIQVPQALRTTLPSLVNEMVMLVKASSLISVVGVADITRTAQNIAASTYRPLEAYVAAGLVYLVINGALSLAGHRAERRLAQA; this is encoded by the coding sequence ATGTTCAGCCTTCATGCATTGTTGGACGCCCTGCCGCTACTCATCAAGGCCGCGCAAGCCACGGTCCTGATTTCGCTTGTCGGGCTGGTGGTGGGCTTTGTCGTTGCGATCGCCGTGTGCAGCGCGAGGCTTTCGAAGAATGTTTTCATCTCGAAGCTCGGCGGTGCGTACGTCGGATTCTTCCGCGGCGTGCCGCTGCTCGTGCAGCTTCTGCTGACCTACTATTTTTTGCCATTCATCGGTATCAATGTGCCGCCGCTCGTCGCCGCTGCCGCAGCGGTGTCCTTGTGCGAGGCGGCTTATCTCGCCGAGATTCTGCGTGGCGGGTTCATCGGGATTGCGCATGGGCAACTCGAAGCCGCGCAGTTGCTCGGGCTGTCGCGCATGCATGCCGTGCTGCGCATCCAGGTGCCTCAGGCATTGCGCACGACACTGCCGTCGCTCGTCAATGAAATGGTGATGCTCGTGAAGGCCTCGTCGCTGATCTCGGTCGTCGGGGTCGCCGATATCACGCGCACCGCGCAGAATATTGCAGCGAGCACATACCGGCCGCTTGAAGCGTATGTCGCGGCCGGGCTCGTGTATCTCGTGATCAACGGCGCCTTGTCGCTCGCCGGGCATCGCGCGGAACGCCGGCTCGCGCAGGCATAG